One Lysinibacillus sp. OF-1 DNA segment encodes these proteins:
- a CDS encoding GNAT family N-acetyltransferase, which produces MFPVLETARLRLRELTLEDVPAIFRCFSNEAVTRYYGQEPFVDTQQAEQAIKQFAKNFEQKRGIRWGIERKDSNEVIGTIGFHLWSAAHHRAEIGYEIHPDYWRQGYIKEAVQKVIAYGFQDMNLNRIGAVVFLENEASSQLLMKLGFQQEGILRDYMYQNGQAYDTFIYSLLKKEE; this is translated from the coding sequence ATGTTTCCAGTTTTAGAAACGGCAAGACTTAGGTTAAGAGAGCTAACTTTAGAGGATGTACCAGCCATTTTCCGCTGCTTTTCGAATGAGGCTGTAACACGCTATTATGGGCAGGAACCCTTTGTCGATACACAGCAGGCTGAACAGGCTATTAAGCAGTTTGCTAAAAACTTTGAACAAAAAAGAGGGATTCGTTGGGGCATTGAACGCAAAGATTCGAATGAAGTCATTGGTACGATTGGCTTCCATTTATGGTCGGCTGCGCATCATCGAGCAGAAATTGGCTATGAAATTCATCCCGATTACTGGCGACAAGGTTATATAAAAGAAGCCGTGCAAAAAGTGATAGCCTATGGCTTTCAGGACATGAACCTGAATCGCATTGGAGCTGTTGTCTTTTTAGAAAATGAAGCTTCCAGTCAACTATTGATGAAGCTAGGGTTCCAACAAGAAGGCATCCTAAGAGACTATATGTATCAAAATGGGCAAGCCTATGATACATTCATTTATTCTTTATTAAAAAAGGAAGAATAA
- a CDS encoding transposase produces MSSNLCAPYALREPSSHLNKVVQNCCHSNSLFSVWAWGYFCATVGTVTEEIIRNYIANQFEEKNGIFNIQCA; encoded by the coding sequence ATGTCAAGCAACTTGTGCGCCCCTTATGCTTTAAGAGAGCCATCTAGCCACCTTAATAAAGTTGTCCAAAACTGTTGCCATTCTAATAGTTTATTTTCCGTGTGGGCATGGGGGTATTTTTGTGCGACTGTTGGAACGGTTACCGAAGAAATCATAAGAAACTATATAGCCAATCAATTCGAAGAAAAGAACGGTATCTTCAATATTCAGTGTGCTTAA
- a CDS encoding DUF2785 domain-containing protein, whose protein sequence is MKLKKELIFLKNNEYSIPKSSNVENLIEQMLDKIGSVDGELRDDLIYTTFSNWILNDYLSVNVLQRLLDTILDEQHLFYGIGQSNSDSVFTRSFSMLLIPLILMADQKKNFLHDKDILEIKEKIIRYLQCEKDLRGYVPEKGWAHALAHAADALNELAKYDLPIAEKQQILDVIKSVISTKTINYTNLEDERLITAVITILKKNTFNIELLESWVNSFTDWEKTEIWHEEYKIISNVKNFLGSLYFRLEQEANQKYVAEIVKDKLIKMMKAYT, encoded by the coding sequence ATGAAATTGAAAAAAGAGCTTATTTTTTTAAAAAACAATGAATATAGCATACCCAAGAGTTCTAATGTTGAAAATCTTATCGAACAGATGTTAGATAAGATTGGGTCTGTTGATGGCGAATTAAGAGACGATCTTATTTATACGACATTTTCAAACTGGATACTAAATGATTACTTATCAGTAAACGTTCTTCAAAGATTATTAGATACCATATTGGATGAGCAGCATCTTTTTTATGGTATAGGGCAATCAAATTCAGATTCAGTTTTTACACGATCATTTTCAATGCTACTTATACCGCTTATTCTTATGGCGGATCAAAAAAAAAATTTTCTACATGACAAGGATATTTTAGAAATTAAGGAAAAAATTATACGTTACCTTCAATGTGAAAAAGATTTAAGAGGCTATGTTCCCGAGAAAGGTTGGGCACATGCATTAGCACATGCTGCTGATGCATTAAATGAGTTAGCTAAATATGATTTACCAATTGCTGAAAAACAACAGATTTTGGATGTCATTAAAAGTGTGATAAGTACAAAAACAATAAATTACACTAATTTAGAAGATGAAAGACTGATAACAGCTGTGATTACAATTTTGAAAAAAAATACTTTTAATATAGAGTTGCTTGAGAGTTGGGTTAATAGTTTTACGGATTGGGAAAAAACTGAAATTTGGCATGAGGAGTACAAAATTATATCTAATGTTAAAAATTTTTTAGGAAGTCTTTACTTTCGTTTAGAGCAAGAAGCTAATCAAAAATATGTGGCTGAAATTGTGAAAGATAAATTAATTAAAATGATGAAAGCCTATACATAA
- the deoD gene encoding purine-nucleoside phosphorylase, whose translation MSRHLGAKKGEIAERVLLPGDPLRARFVAEHFLEKAYCYNEVRGMYGYTGMYKGVPISVQGTGMGNPSMSIYGTELVNDYGVKKLVRIGTCGAMQKDINIRDIILAQAVSSDSNLTEKIFYGNNYAPTADFSLLIKAYQQAQDKKVNVFVGNIYNSDEFYRETLDTLHKFMEFGVLGVEMESTSLYTLAAKYGVKALSILTVGSQLLTNESLSHEESEKSFYEMVDIALQTIIDE comes from the coding sequence ATGAGTAGGCATTTAGGTGCAAAAAAGGGAGAAATAGCAGAGCGTGTGCTGCTTCCTGGAGATCCTCTGCGTGCAAGATTTGTAGCAGAGCATTTTCTAGAGAAGGCTTATTGCTATAACGAAGTAAGAGGGATGTATGGTTACACAGGAATGTACAAAGGTGTGCCGATTTCAGTTCAAGGTACTGGGATGGGCAATCCATCGATGAGTATATATGGTACGGAATTGGTCAACGATTATGGCGTTAAGAAACTGGTTCGTATCGGAACATGTGGTGCGATGCAAAAGGATATTAATATCCGTGATATTATATTAGCCCAAGCAGTGTCCTCAGATAGCAATTTGACGGAGAAAATATTCTACGGTAATAATTATGCACCAACAGCAGATTTTTCTTTATTAATAAAGGCGTATCAACAAGCACAAGACAAAAAAGTAAATGTCTTTGTTGGCAATATTTATAATTCTGATGAATTCTATCGTGAAACACTAGACACGCTTCATAAGTTTATGGAATTCGGTGTGTTAGGTGTAGAAATGGAAAGTACATCCCTCTATACTTTAGCTGCTAAATACGGGGTAAAAGCATTATCTATTTTGACGGTAGGTAGTCAATTATTAACAAATGAAAGCTTATCTCACGAGGAAAGTGAAAAGTCCTTTTATGAAATGGTGGACATTGCACTTCAGACAATCATCGATGAGTAA
- a CDS encoding helix-turn-helix domain-containing protein — MDKEFKLASRLLTLLDAEQRWFTLAEVEKSLHVSDKTIRKLVEEINRQLPAAMTIEVSRGKGIFLQRDGRSTTVSEVVSSMLRQTIFYRLMHLLFTNGHQFTMEELAEAMFMSTSSLKKLIMQLNNHDLKPYKLRITYSTPAVKGNELNIRYFYWKLYGDAYEFTGWPFTNSDCDFINQSITNIENEKNIVYFINSKRKLSFLIAIVLERVRKGNYVKIAEGDYLWESGIFYLPVKEFALALEERFSIELPKNELFFMQSLFSLSQYHYYEGSDMTPKKEIELYKNKEVDQMAQQLLTILARAYPNLDRQERFILEVYEFLDKLLIDNAIPEWLTIAKSNLTNYVQIECQQIYQDMQNCMQKWQKTYPSVLYNDFHLTKLTLLVRSGLRYKSKRAFLVIGEEFSIRHYIANLIKNEIGDQLIINTSIMKGLTDEMVEQHHIDFVISNFPVALTTVPVVIISTIPSKRDLDNIRQELLQ, encoded by the coding sequence GTGGATAAGGAATTCAAATTAGCTAGTCGATTATTAACGCTGTTAGATGCTGAACAAAGATGGTTTACTTTAGCGGAGGTTGAAAAAAGTTTACATGTTTCAGATAAAACCATCCGTAAGCTAGTAGAAGAAATCAATAGGCAATTGCCAGCAGCGATGACTATTGAAGTGTCTAGAGGAAAGGGAATCTTTCTACAACGCGATGGGCGAAGTACAACAGTTAGTGAAGTGGTTTCAAGCATGCTTAGACAAACAATCTTCTATCGACTAATGCATTTATTGTTTACAAATGGGCATCAATTCACCATGGAGGAGCTTGCAGAAGCTATGTTTATGAGTACCTCATCTTTGAAGAAATTGATTATGCAATTAAATAATCACGATTTGAAGCCATATAAGCTACGAATTACATACTCGACGCCAGCCGTAAAGGGAAATGAATTGAATATCCGTTATTTTTACTGGAAGTTATATGGTGATGCTTATGAGTTTACAGGATGGCCATTTACGAATAGTGACTGTGATTTTATCAATCAATCCATTACGAATATAGAGAATGAGAAGAACATTGTTTATTTTATCAATTCCAAACGGAAATTATCGTTTTTAATAGCGATTGTACTTGAAAGAGTGAGAAAAGGGAACTATGTCAAAATTGCTGAGGGTGATTATCTTTGGGAAAGTGGGATTTTCTATTTGCCAGTAAAAGAATTTGCGCTGGCACTGGAAGAAAGATTCTCTATAGAATTACCAAAAAATGAATTGTTTTTCATGCAATCCCTATTTAGCCTAAGCCAATATCATTATTATGAAGGGTCTGACATGACGCCGAAGAAAGAAATTGAATTGTACAAGAATAAAGAAGTCGATCAAATGGCGCAGCAGTTATTAACAATATTGGCTAGGGCTTACCCCAATCTAGATAGGCAAGAGCGTTTTATCTTGGAAGTATATGAGTTTCTTGACAAGCTTTTAATCGATAACGCCATTCCTGAATGGTTGACGATTGCAAAAAGTAATTTAACAAACTATGTTCAAATCGAGTGTCAGCAAATTTATCAAGATATGCAGAACTGCATGCAAAAGTGGCAAAAAACATACCCTTCTGTCCTGTATAATGACTTTCATTTAACCAAACTCACCTTACTTGTTCGTTCAGGACTACGCTATAAAAGTAAACGAGCCTTCTTGGTCATTGGTGAGGAGTTTTCTATCCGTCATTATATAGCTAATTTGATAAAAAACGAAATTGGAGACCAGCTCATTATTAATACTTCCATTATGAAGGGGCTAACCGACGAAATGGTGGAGCAGCATCACATTGATTTTGTCATAAGTAATTTTCCTGTTGCCTTAACGACAGTGCCCGTTGTTATTATTTCAACGATTCCTTCAAAAAGGGATTTAGATAATATTCGCCAAGAATTGCTTCAGTAA
- a CDS encoding purine/pyrimidine permease, protein MKAILSGLQWMVFMLAGAIAAPIAIADVYNLTSIETSGLIQSTIITLGIAGFLQGLIGHKLPIHEGPAGLWWSIFTIYASLVGVLYSSHMAALQALCGGMIISGILFILLSALKLMDKIACLFTPTITFIYLLLLIFQLSGSFMKGMMGISSSHATVNIKVFLLSTMVICITFWLGNNRYTILRQFSIIISILIGWLLFVIFGQTSGISQVNTLVKLPELFPFGRPRFDSGTITTAFLLALLLIVNAIASIRLMETVMKQKQSRDDRRYLRAGFMSGITQLICGGLGAIGSVPISGAAGYVEQTGMKERRSFLIGCCCVICISLLPPFMNILAGIPAPIGYAVTFVIFVKMVGISLKELKTVTHEERTYIVSGVSLLVGVGLMFIPSSATSQLSPIVIAILNNGLICGSFLAIILEQGLIWKEKHSSKSIS, encoded by the coding sequence ATGAAGGCAATATTGTCTGGATTACAGTGGATGGTATTTATGCTCGCTGGTGCTATCGCAGCGCCGATTGCTATCGCAGATGTATATAATCTAACATCTATTGAGACGTCTGGGCTAATCCAAAGTACGATTATTACTTTAGGGATAGCTGGTTTTTTACAAGGGCTGATTGGTCATAAATTACCAATCCATGAAGGGCCAGCTGGTTTATGGTGGAGCATTTTTACCATTTATGCGAGTTTGGTAGGGGTATTATATTCTTCTCACATGGCTGCCTTACAAGCTTTATGTGGAGGAATGATTATAAGTGGTATTTTATTTATCCTACTTTCAGCACTTAAGCTAATGGATAAAATTGCTTGTTTATTTACACCGACCATCACTTTTATCTATTTGCTTTTATTAATCTTTCAATTAAGTGGCTCCTTTATGAAAGGAATGATGGGTATTTCATCAAGCCACGCAACAGTAAATATTAAAGTATTTCTACTTAGTACGATGGTCATTTGTATCACCTTTTGGTTAGGCAACAATCGCTATACTATTCTGCGACAATTTTCAATCATCATTAGTATATTGATAGGTTGGTTATTATTTGTGATTTTTGGTCAGACATCTGGGATTTCACAGGTAAATACACTAGTTAAGCTCCCTGAATTATTCCCATTTGGAAGGCCGAGATTTGACAGTGGAACCATCACTACAGCATTCTTGTTAGCATTGCTATTAATAGTTAATGCGATTGCATCAATCCGTTTGATGGAGACAGTCATGAAACAAAAACAATCAAGGGATGATCGCCGTTATTTGCGTGCTGGATTTATGTCAGGGATTACACAACTAATTTGTGGAGGCCTGGGTGCGATCGGCTCAGTGCCAATTTCGGGGGCAGCAGGATATGTTGAACAAACAGGTATGAAGGAACGCAGGTCGTTTTTAATTGGGTGTTGCTGCGTTATCTGTATCTCCTTACTGCCACCCTTTATGAATATATTAGCGGGTATTCCAGCACCAATAGGCTATGCTGTAACATTCGTTATTTTTGTCAAGATGGTCGGAATCTCCTTGAAAGAATTGAAAACGGTTACGCACGAGGAACGAACGTATATCGTGAGTGGCGTGTCTCTTTTAGTTGGTGTTGGTTTAATGTTTATTCCTTCATCTGCGACAAGCCAATTATCTCCTATCGTGATTGCTATTTTAAACAATGGGTTAATTTGTGGAAGTTTTTTAGCGATTATTTTAGAACAAGGATTAATCTGGAAGGAAAAACATTCGAGTAAGTCTATATCTTAA
- a CDS encoding NupC/NupG family nucleoside CNT transporter, with product MHYLISIVGLMLVLLLAWVASNNKKKIKYRPIMVMIAIQLILGFLLLKTGIGEFLIKGFADSFAKLLEYANEGTNFVFGGMANEGAHTFFLYVLMPIVFMSAIIGILQHYKILPFIIKYIGLVLSKINGMGKLESYNAVAAAIVGQNEVFISVKNQIGFLPKHRLYTLCASAMSTVSMSIVGSYMTMLEPKYVVAALILNLFGGFIIASIINPYDVKAEEDIIEVQEGEKQTFFEMLGEYIMDGFKVAIIVGVMLVGFVGLIALINGVFSGIFGISFQDILGYIFAPIAFVMGVPWHEAVNAGSIMATKLVANEFVAMLDFVKIQDSFSERTTAIVSVFLISFANFGSIGTIVGAVKGLNEKQGNVVARFGLKLLYGASLVSVLSAIIIGIVF from the coding sequence ATGCATTATTTAATTTCTATAGTAGGACTCATGCTAGTTCTATTATTAGCATGGGTTGCAAGTAATAATAAGAAAAAGATTAAATATCGCCCCATCATGGTGATGATTGCTATCCAACTTATTTTAGGCTTTCTTTTACTTAAAACGGGTATCGGGGAATTTCTAATTAAAGGTTTTGCTGATAGTTTTGCAAAATTACTTGAATACGCCAATGAAGGTACTAATTTTGTATTCGGTGGGATGGCCAATGAAGGTGCACATACATTTTTCCTTTATGTATTAATGCCAATTGTATTTATGTCAGCAATAATTGGAATATTGCAACATTATAAAATCCTCCCATTTATTATTAAGTATATTGGTTTAGTATTAAGTAAAATAAATGGGATGGGTAAACTAGAATCATATAATGCAGTTGCAGCAGCTATAGTAGGACAAAATGAAGTATTTATTTCCGTGAAAAATCAAATTGGATTTTTACCGAAACATCGTCTGTATACATTATGTGCTTCTGCGATGTCAACGGTATCTATGTCGATTGTCGGCTCCTATATGACGATGTTAGAGCCTAAGTATGTAGTGGCAGCATTAATATTAAACTTATTTGGCGGCTTTATCATAGCCTCCATCATTAACCCGTATGACGTAAAAGCCGAAGAGGATATAATTGAAGTACAAGAAGGTGAAAAGCAAACCTTCTTTGAAATGCTAGGCGAATATATTATGGATGGGTTTAAGGTAGCCATCATCGTTGGGGTCATGTTAGTAGGTTTTGTTGGGTTGATTGCCTTGATTAATGGTGTATTTAGCGGTATATTCGGCATCTCGTTCCAAGACATCTTAGGCTATATCTTTGCTCCAATTGCCTTTGTCATGGGTGTACCTTGGCATGAAGCTGTCAATGCCGGAAGTATCATGGCGACAAAGCTTGTGGCAAATGAATTCGTTGCCATGCTGGATTTTGTTAAAATACAAGATAGTTTCAGTGAGCGCACAACAGCCATCGTATCTGTTTTCCTTATATCCTTCGCGAACTTTGGGTCCATTGGTACCATCGTGGGTGCGGTGAAAGGGTTAAATGAAAAGCAAGGGAATGTGGTTGCGCGCTTTGGATTAAAATTGCTATATGGTGCTTCACTTGTAAGTGTTCTATCAGCTATCATTATCGGCATTGTATTTTAA
- a CDS encoding HesA/MoeB/ThiF family protein yields the protein MKPKFKDFYPVISIDSQTIQIGDEPNNAYEITDPDGILIKIIPLLNGKLDTKQIFNLIEERTFSFLELENIIKTLDEIGLIEDSSIDNLKDLNDWQRVRYNNNLNYFNVFSNTNKTKSSYQKKLLETKVLVLGMGGLGSNLLMQLSGLGIGHIKFLDCDEVELKNLNRQVLYSERYIGQPKTKVGFERLSDFNTTINYEMIDKRISSAEDLENIITKDLDFVFCAADNPPMLINSWVNELCVKNNVPFISGGVGLTCGSFYSVKPTISPCLECYYTFIKDQFGQVLDAYDNSNNDYNAAILPNISLVASMMTTDFLRIHLQIAEPISLGKKVIVNFLTSETTFENPWVNNSQCEVCSIEKSMATNLFPK from the coding sequence TTGAAACCGAAATTCAAAGATTTTTATCCAGTTATTTCAATTGATTCACAAACTATTCAAATCGGAGATGAACCGAATAATGCCTATGAAATTACTGACCCAGATGGAATATTAATCAAAATCATACCTTTATTGAATGGTAAGTTGGATACAAAACAAATTTTCAACTTAATTGAAGAACGAACTTTTAGTTTTTTGGAGCTAGAAAATATTATTAAAACACTAGATGAAATTGGTCTAATCGAAGACAGTTCTATTGATAATCTTAAAGATTTAAATGACTGGCAACGTGTAAGATACAATAATAACCTTAATTATTTCAATGTATTTAGCAATACAAATAAAACTAAATCATCTTATCAAAAAAAGCTTTTAGAGACAAAGGTTTTGGTTCTGGGAATGGGTGGATTAGGTAGCAATCTTTTAATGCAATTATCCGGGTTAGGGATTGGACATATTAAGTTTCTCGATTGCGATGAGGTAGAATTAAAAAATTTGAACCGTCAAGTCCTATATTCGGAAAGATATATAGGACAGCCAAAAACTAAAGTAGGCTTTGAAAGATTAAGTGATTTTAATACAACCATTAATTATGAGATGATTGATAAAAGAATAAGTTCAGCTGAGGATTTAGAGAATATCATTACAAAGGACTTAGATTTTGTATTTTGTGCAGCTGATAACCCACCAATGTTGATAAACTCTTGGGTAAATGAACTTTGCGTTAAAAATAATGTTCCCTTTATTTCTGGAGGAGTAGGTTTAACTTGTGGAAGCTTCTACTCAGTTAAGCCAACAATATCACCTTGCTTAGAATGTTACTATACCTTTATTAAAGATCAGTTTGGACAAGTACTAGACGCTTATGATAATTCCAACAATGATTATAATGCAGCTATACTACCTAATATTAGTTTGGTAGCATCAATGATGACAACCGATTTCTTACGAATACATCTTCAAATAGCTGAACCGATTTCGTTAGGGAAAAAGGTAATAGTTAATTTCTTGACTTCAGAGACAACATTTGAAAATCCTTGGGTCAATAATAGTCAATGCGAGGTTTGTTCAATAGAAAAATCAATGGCTACCAATTTATTTCCTAAGTAA
- the nagZ gene encoding beta-N-acetylhexosaminidase encodes MHKRRRGLLLVLVLILLGLFFFLGTKMRPATQTTRNSEPSPVQEEVSEQEGVSENVEVILQDIASLALEGRVPYVPFAAGEADQQVVHQQWGEPQQVTESVNGRYEAYQDVTIGFQGSHAFDIRSFKEDIKKIHLADIKNKLGEPDEVRYYQDTTTNQIILVYQVNADYQLKWILPKPTDSDPNPVVHHISVYTELKQQAADTVKQMTLDEKIGQMMFAGVSGTTLQQDTTSLIQDDKVGGLILYGNNLETPQQTVTLMNDLMAANTNNQVPLFIGTDQEGGKVVRLPGPLKNFPTNKSIGDINQSQLSFKVGQLLGEQLKAFGFNLDFAPVLDVNSNPNNPIIGDRSFSNHPDIVSKLGIQTMKGLESKQVIPVIKHFPGHGDTSVDSHLELPKVTKSLADLKQLELVPFKDAIDNGADVVMVAHILLPKIDPQYPSSMSKEIITGMLREQLGFDGVVMTDDMTMKAITNHFAIGQAAVDSIKAGSDIILIAHEYTNVASAIKAVKAAVHDGDITEERINESVRRIMQLKQKYQLVNQPVTAVDINKLNTDIENVFNMYK; translated from the coding sequence ATGCATAAAAGAAGACGTGGTTTGCTCCTAGTTCTCGTGCTGATATTACTGGGTTTGTTCTTTTTTCTCGGCACAAAAATGCGGCCGGCCACACAAACGACAAGAAATTCTGAGCCATCCCCAGTCCAAGAGGAAGTATCTGAACAAGAGGGGGTGTCAGAAAATGTGGAGGTCATCCTACAGGACATAGCCAGTTTAGCACTAGAAGGAAGAGTCCCTTATGTGCCGTTTGCAGCAGGTGAGGCGGATCAACAAGTGGTTCATCAGCAATGGGGGGAGCCTCAGCAAGTAACGGAGTCAGTGAATGGACGATATGAAGCTTATCAGGATGTGACGATTGGCTTTCAAGGTTCACATGCTTTTGATATTCGTTCATTTAAAGAGGATATCAAGAAAATTCATTTAGCCGATATTAAAAATAAGTTAGGTGAACCCGATGAGGTTCGTTATTATCAGGATACAACGACCAATCAAATCATTCTTGTCTACCAAGTGAATGCCGACTATCAATTAAAATGGATTTTACCAAAACCGACTGACAGTGATCCTAATCCTGTCGTTCATCATATTTCGGTCTATACTGAATTAAAGCAACAAGCAGCTGATACGGTCAAGCAGATGACATTGGACGAAAAAATTGGTCAAATGATGTTTGCAGGTGTGTCAGGTACGACGCTTCAGCAGGACACAACAAGCCTCATTCAAGATGACAAAGTGGGTGGTTTGATTCTTTATGGTAATAATCTTGAAACCCCTCAGCAAACAGTCACATTGATGAATGACTTAATGGCTGCCAATACCAATAATCAGGTGCCCCTTTTCATAGGAACCGACCAAGAAGGTGGGAAGGTGGTTAGATTACCAGGGCCTTTAAAAAACTTCCCAACGAATAAAAGCATTGGGGATATCAATCAATCCCAATTGTCATTTAAAGTAGGTCAATTGCTAGGGGAACAATTAAAGGCATTTGGCTTTAACCTTGATTTTGCCCCTGTACTAGACGTCAATAGCAATCCGAATAATCCGATTATAGGAGATCGCTCGTTTTCGAATCATCCCGATATTGTCAGCAAATTAGGCATTCAGACAATGAAAGGGCTAGAGTCCAAGCAAGTAATTCCAGTAATCAAGCATTTCCCTGGGCACGGTGATACTTCCGTGGATTCCCATTTAGAATTGCCAAAGGTGACGAAAAGTTTGGCCGATTTAAAGCAACTGGAGCTTGTCCCCTTTAAAGATGCCATTGATAACGGTGCCGATGTGGTCATGGTTGCTCATATTTTATTACCAAAGATTGACCCACAATACCCTTCATCGATGTCGAAGGAAATTATCACAGGTATGTTAAGGGAGCAGCTAGGCTTCGATGGGGTTGTCATGACAGACGATATGACGATGAAAGCTATCACGAATCATTTTGCTATCGGTCAAGCGGCTGTAGATTCAATCAAGGCTGGCAGTGATATTATATTAATCGCCCATGAGTACACGAATGTCGCATCAGCCATAAAAGCTGTGAAGGCAGCCGTCCATGATGGAGACATAACAGAGGAGCGCATTAATGAGAGTGTCCGTCGAATCATGCAGCTAAAACAAAAGTATCAGCTTGTCAATCAACCCGTGACAGCAGTTGATATCAACAAGCTCAATACAGACATCGAAAACGTATTCAATATGTATAAATAA
- a CDS encoding glucosamine 6-phosphate synthetase, whose translation MGKLSKRNILWIVPIGILGVFWYFYGPQKDITNNEYITYVQNYTYENSTKTLESAFAAACENPYWVYFETQKGQDVVEFKGDCPVDNEIAKVNVQFLVDNAITNVQSGAMLIDSKMQEEAERDQFLLTLVQ comes from the coding sequence ATGGGGAAATTAAGTAAAAGGAATATATTGTGGATTGTGCCTATCGGTATTTTAGGGGTATTTTGGTACTTTTATGGCCCACAAAAGGATATTACAAACAATGAATATATTACATATGTACAAAACTATACGTATGAAAATAGTACAAAAACTTTAGAAAGTGCCTTTGCCGCTGCCTGTGAAAATCCATATTGGGTTTATTTTGAAACACAAAAGGGACAGGACGTCGTAGAGTTCAAGGGGGATTGCCCCGTTGACAATGAAATAGCCAAGGTCAATGTGCAATTTCTTGTAGACAATGCCATCACAAATGTCCAATCTGGTGCAATGCTTATTGATAGTAAAATGCAAGAGGAAGCAGAACGCGATCAATTTTTACTGACGCTTGTTCAATAA